The Paenibacillus sp. 481 DNA window TTCGCTTCCTTCACGGCTTCATTTAAAGCTCCAAGCTCCTTGTCTTCACGAAACAAACGATTTAAAAATAACTCAAAGTGCTGCTTACTCGTCGGCTTGCGAGCGGACGGCATATAGCCTGTACCATCATTAAGAGAGTCATATGGAAGAAACACGAATCCATCAAACATAAAGTCTTGTACGCGCTCTGTATGATCAGCACCATACGTGACGTAAGTGACATACGGCTCAAAGTCTTCCTTCGTAAAGGAAATCCAGTCACTCGGATTGTATTTCCATTCCCCTGTAAAAATAAGCACCTCATTATGAATCCCGCCCACTTGAGGCGCTCCCTTCGCAGGGTAATTCAGCTGCGGCTTCTCGGGCACTAACGAAGGAACTAGTACCCTGCCCTGCATGTCATTACGGCCACTCACTTCAATTTCATCTATAAAAATAAACACCTCAACTGGCAACACGATTTTTACATATTTGGCCACGGTATCTTTACCTGAAACGGTAAGCACCTGCTTGCGCTTCACCTTATCCGTATTAGGAAGTTGATTCGTAACGCGCTCCATCTGCTCCCAATCTTGTCCATTAACAGACAGACTCACATCCATATACGAAGGAAAATAAATACCTGACCCGCTATCTTGTAGCAAGCTTAGCTTAATCTGCTCTATCGATGCACCGTGTCCTAAATCAAGTGTAACGATGCGTGCTGCCTGCCGCAGCCGTCCTACATAGGCTGTGTCGTTATAATCTAACCCTCCGAACACGCCATCGGTTAACTGCCGGCCCCCGTCATCAGCATATTTTTGCTCCATTAAACTAAAATGTTTGTCCAGTGGATACGGAGTTTCAAGCGTATAGCTCTTTCCATACGCTACATTTTGCAGAGGAGACCGCTCTTGCGAAATAACCGTACTCGCTCTATCGTCAAGTGATGCAAATACAGAGGAAGAAGACGCCAGCAAGAGAAGCGGTATCAACACCAAGCTTATTTTTCTTATTACATGATAAGTAGTACGATTCAACATGCAAAATACCTCCATTCGTATATATCGATCCTCTTACGCCTTTACACTCCCCGGTGTTATCCCCCAATATTTACGGAACACCTTTGTAAAGTAACTCACATCGCGATACCCGACTTGATTGGCCACACCGTACACTAAAGCACCGTTCAGCAATAATTGCTTAGCCCGCTCCATTTTCCGCTCCAACACATAAGTTGAGAACGATTTACCTGTCTCTTGTTTAAATAGACGACTTAAATAAGAAGCATTAACGAACAGTCGATCCGCGATCATATGGAGGGTAAGTTCCTCCTGCAATCCCTCTTCGATCATATCGAGAATCGTACGAATGGTGCGGTGATTAACCGCCTTTCCGCTCAACTCGGTGTAAGCAATTATACTTTCTACGGTTCCCCTCAAGCTGCCATAAATTTGCTCCCGCGTCGTACCAACATGTATATTTTGCAAAAATACAAAATGCTCATCTGTTACCTCTTTTACCATCCAGCCTTGCTTTCGAATGACAATAATAAAGATGCTGCATAAATACATCACCTGCTCCTGCATCAGCTCCAGAGAATCCAGCTTGTCCAACGCTTGTTCCCACACCGTAGTAAACACATGTATAGCCTTGTCTCTATCACCTGTCAACAAAGCCATTTCCAACTCTTTTTCAGAACAAAGCTCAAGCACCTCATGGGAAGGTAGCGCGGTTTCCAGCACCTGATACGGAATTGCAATACCTCCACCGTATATTTGCCGTTTTTGCAGCGCAGCACATGCTTCCTCATAGCTCTTCCCTAGCTGTTCTATCGGCCCGATAGTCCCGCAAATCCCCGCACTGGCCATCATGTTTAGGCAGATTCCGATATTCGAAAGCAATTTGGAGACGATAGTATGAATGCGCAGCATGGCCTTATTTTCATCCTCTTCGAATCGAATCGGAAACATAACATTGACCGCACCTTGTCGACTCACGCTTATCCAACACTGCTCATCAAGCAATAATTGCTCGACTACATTCGTCAGCTTGAATTGCAAAGTAGCTGCATCCCCTTTGCTCTCACGCTCAATGTTCGGGTACTCGTCCAAATCGATCACAACGGCGGCATAACGATAATCCCGCTCTAAATGAACCCCCAGCTCCGCATTCAAACTCCATATTTGTTCGGGAACATAATGGCCGCGCAACACATTTAAAAGGAAATTGTTCTGCAAGCATGGCAAATGGCAATGCCATTTGTCCCGCAGCGACGCTTGATTTTGCCGCTCCGCCAGATCATTTCGATATTGCTGTGCTGCCTCCAGTACGGTTTGCAAAATTTCTGATTCTCCTGCAGGCTTCAGCAAATATTTAAAAATACCAAGCTCAACCGCAGCTTGTGTGTAAGAAAAATCATCATGCCCTGTTAATATGATGATGTTGATATATTTATCACGCTCATGAACAAGGCGTGCCAAGGTTAGCCCGTCCATCTCCGGCATCTGAATATCGAGGATAACAATATCAGGCATCTTTCGTTCTACGAGTTGAAGTGCTTCTAATCCGTTAGCAGCCATTCCTACGACCTCAATGTCATGCTCTTCCCAAGGTATGTGGTAGGCTAGGCTATTCCGCAAACGAATTTCATCTTCTACGATCAACAGATTCATCATCTCGTCCCCCCTCGGTCAATTTCCATCGTCAACCAAGCCGCATTGTACATGCTCCGCACTCCAAGAATATTTTTGCCGACAGTTCGTAATCGGGATGCATAGCGTGACAATTGTTCCTTGTTCTTCTTTACTATTGAGCATCAAAGAAGCCTCTTCCCCGTATACCAGCTTCATTCTAGAAAGGACATTACGAAGCCCATATAAATCTTGCGTATTCATCTGTACCAGCGATAATGGCTTATCTTTGTTCTTATGGATGGAACCCAACTCGGATTGAATGTAGCGCAGCCGCTCTACACTCATGCCGATCCCGTTATCCTCTACAGCTAGCAACAAATACTCATTGCTTATGTTACTCGTAAGAAGCAGCCTTGCATCCTGCTGATCCCTTACAAGGCCATGTATAATCGCATTTTCGACAAGCGGTTGTAGCAACAACTTTAATACCGGTAACATCTTGCTATCTTCAGCAATGTCATACTCGACCTGAAAGCTATCCAGCAAACGAATTTGTTGAATGCGGATATAGTCATGCATGTGGGAAAATGTCTGTTCGACTGTGACCGTTTCTTCCCCTTTGTCTAGGCTGAGCCTATAAAATCGAGATAAATGAATAACCATATCGCTAATTTCTTCTGCATCATAATTTTTAGCTGTCCAATATATAGAATCAAGCGTGTTATACAAAAAGTGAGGGTTTATTTGCGACTGCAAAAATTTAAGCTCCGCATGCGCAAGCATTAACTGCTGCTCATAATGATCCTGAATTAAGTGCTTCTGCTGCTGCGCCATCTCATTGTATGCATGCATTAAATAGCCAAACTCATCTTGCCGATCCGTTTGTAGGCGATAGTCGTAGTTGCCCAGTCTTAGCTGCTTCATTGCACCAGAGAGTGTTTGCAGGGGCGATGCGATACGAGTATACACACTCCAAGCAATTGTGATCGATAACAAAATGCTAATTCCTATAATCGCATACGTGTACAAATGAACCCTTTCGGTTTCTTTCAACATACTTTCAAGCGGTAGAAGCATAACCAATTGCCATAAATAATCTTCTGAAGCACTTTTAATCGTTAAGTAAGGTTTTTTATGTATAAATGCTGACTCTGCTTCTCCCCCACTGCTATCCACTTTGGCAATGCGGGTACCATCCTTAGCAATCCATTCTACACTTGCATATTCGTCCACTAAAAATGATTCAAGTAAATACCTAATTTCTGTCTTACTAATGGTGATTACAAGTATATATGGGGCTCGATCAGGATTGTTAAAGTCTATTGTTTTTACTAAAGATACGGAATTGGTACCTGTAACTCCCCCAAAAGTTTGCTTTCCACATATGCGCTCTTTCGAGTGTATAAAAATAGGATTGCCCTGTGAACGGGAAGCAATCTGTTCTAAACACGCCCTTACTTCTCTCTCCGTTACAGCCTTCGGCCCATGTTTGGTGGAGATAAGCATGCCTGATTGATTATGGTATAACGATATTTGTGAAATCGGATTGTCCGATGTGATATAGTCTGACAATACGGTAGTAATTTCATTTAGGTTAGTTAACATAGAAGGAGT harbors:
- a CDS encoding DUF4855 domain-containing protein produces the protein MLNRTTYHVIRKISLVLIPLLLLASSSSVFASLDDRASTVISQERSPLQNVAYGKSYTLETPYPLDKHFSLMEQKYADDGGRQLTDGVFGGLDYNDTAYVGRLRQAARIVTLDLGHGASIEQIKLSLLQDSGSGIYFPSYMDVSLSVNGQDWEQMERVTNQLPNTDKVKRKQVLTVSGKDTVAKYVKIVLPVEVFIFIDEIEVSGRNDMQGRVLVPSLVPEKPQLNYPAKGAPQVGGIHNEVLIFTGEWKYNPSDWISFTKEDFEPYVTYVTYGADHTERVQDFMFDGFVFLPYDSLNDGTGYMPSARKPTSKQHFELFLNRLFREDKELGALNEAVKEAKRALPEKPYEAKVVLTIPHPRPDQNDFGDVDGDGISENLNPEQVGEAEALRNRYKVMKWYIDETLARWEQRGYSDLKLVSFYWHNESIPSFLAGNDQELLKLTGEYIRSKGLTLQWIPFYFASGWDNWKEYGFDAAFMQPNYMFGADAQTDRLDTIAQAARSAGMGVEIELEDKILENEALRQRYYAYLSKGAEHGYMHSVGVYYQQVKTLMKAARSVDPIQREVYDRTYQYMKGIYKP
- a CDS encoding response regulator, which translates into the protein MMNLLIVEDEIRLRNSLAYHIPWEEHDIEVVGMAANGLEALQLVERKMPDIVILDIQMPEMDGLTLARLVHERDKYINIIILTGHDDFSYTQAAVELGIFKYLLKPAGESEILQTVLEAAQQYRNDLAERQNQASLRDKWHCHLPCLQNNFLLNVLRGHYVPEQIWSLNAELGVHLERDYRYAAVVIDLDEYPNIERESKGDAATLQFKLTNVVEQLLLDEQCWISVSRQGAVNVMFPIRFEEDENKAMLRIHTIVSKLLSNIGICLNMMASAGICGTIGPIEQLGKSYEEACAALQKRQIYGGGIAIPYQVLETALPSHEVLELCSEKELEMALLTGDRDKAIHVFTTVWEQALDKLDSLELMQEQVMYLCSIFIIVIRKQGWMVKEVTDEHFVFLQNIHVGTTREQIYGSLRGTVESIIAYTELSGKAVNHRTIRTILDMIEEGLQEELTLHMIADRLFVNASYLSRLFKQETGKSFSTYVLERKMERAKQLLLNGALVYGVANQVGYRDVSYFTKVFRKYWGITPGSVKA
- a CDS encoding sensor histidine kinase — protein: MKLACWLYQQYTKKTQFRLTIYFLIVLLPLVTVSLIANLYSRDIVLNQAMNRGQDNLNVVSMNMDMSMHKMENYIAIIADNQMLMQRIKLLDSQLTPSMLTNLNEITTVLSDYITSDNPISQISLYHNQSGMLISTKHGPKAVTEREVRACLEQIASRSQGNPIFIHSKERICGKQTFGGVTGTNSVSLVKTIDFNNPDRAPYILVITISKTEIRYLLESFLVDEYASVEWIAKDGTRIAKVDSSGGEAESAFIHKKPYLTIKSASEDYLWQLVMLLPLESMLKETERVHLYTYAIIGISILLSITIAWSVYTRIASPLQTLSGAMKQLRLGNYDYRLQTDRQDEFGYLMHAYNEMAQQQKHLIQDHYEQQLMLAHAELKFLQSQINPHFLYNTLDSIYWTAKNYDAEEISDMVIHLSRFYRLSLDKGEETVTVEQTFSHMHDYIRIQQIRLLDSFQVEYDIAEDSKMLPVLKLLLQPLVENAIIHGLVRDQQDARLLLTSNISNEYLLLAVEDNGIGMSVERLRYIQSELGSIHKNKDKPLSLVQMNTQDLYGLRNVLSRMKLVYGEEASLMLNSKEEQGTIVTLCIPITNCRQKYSWSAEHVQCGLVDDGN